GTGTTTGCCCCCGGCATGAGCATCTTCAGCACCCTGCCCGGCAGCAAGTTTGGCAACGAAAGCGGCACCAGCATGGCCTCGCCTGTCACGGCCGGCGTGGCCGCGGTGCTCAAATCGTACTTCCCCAAGCTCACCGCTGCCGATTTGAAGCGCATCATCATGCAATCGGCCCGGGTGCACCATACCAAAGTGCAGGTGCCCGGCACCGATAAAATGGTTGACTTCTCCACGCTCTCCGTCACGGGCGGCGTGGTGGATTTGTACGAGGCGGTGCGGCTGGCGCAGAAGGCGTCGCTGTAGCCTCACGGCGGGGACCTCACCCCCGGCCCCTCTCCCGCGGAGAGGGGAGCCATTCGTCGCCTGTCATTGCGAGGCCGCAGGCCGTGGCAATCCGTCCTGACAATGCGACCAGCCCTCTAATGTGAAAAGCCCCGGTTCTGCTACGAGTCGGGGCTTTTGCGATGAAAGACGTTGTTACTTCTCAGGGGTAAGTGCAGACAGAGGAAAGATTGCTGCGCTGCGCTCGCAATGACAGGCGACGAATGGCTCCCCTCTCCGCGGGAGAGGGGCCGGGGGTGAGGTTATAGCCGTGAGGCTATAACACAACCCCTACCCCACCACAACTCCTTTTTCTTCCTTGCGGAAGTGGTTGAGCACGAGCTTATCCGTTAGGCCCGGCAGCCACTTGTTGAGGAAGACCGTGAGTTTGCCCTGGCTGGTGAGCACGAGGGAGCGGCGGCGTTGCTGCACGGCTTTTAGGATTTCATCGGCCACGGCTTCGCTGCTCATCATGGCGCCTTCGTCGCGCGGCGATTCGCCTTGGGCGGAGCCGTCGGCCGCGAGCGCCACCTGCCGGATGTTGGAGGCCGTGAAGCCCGGGGCGGCCGTGAGCACGTTCACGCCCTGGTCGAGCAGCTCGGTGCGTAAGGCTTCGAGAAAGCCGTTCATGGCAAACTTGGAAGCCGAGTACCCGGTGCGGCCCGGCAGGCCCCGGTATCCCGCTATGCTGCTAATGCCCACAATGGTACCTTTGCTGGCCAGCAGGCTGGGCAGGGCAAACTTGGTGGTGAAGACGGTGCCGAAGAAGTTGGTTTGCATGAGCCGCTTGATGACATCCAGGTCGGCGTCCTGGAAGCGGGCGCGCATGGAAATGCCCGCGTTGTTAATCAGCACGTTGAGGCCGCCAAATTGAGCTACGGTTTCGCGCACGGCCCGTTCGGCGGCGGCTTCGTCGCCCACATCGGCGCGCACAGCCAGGTGAGCAATGCCGGCCGCAGCCAGGGCCTGGGCGGTATCGGCGAGCTTGGCTTCGTCGCGGCCCGTAAACGCCACCTGGTAGCCGGCGCGACCAAAGGCCAGGGCACAGGCCCGGCCGATGCCCGAGGTACCACCTGTGATAAGAACTGAATGAGAAGGCATAGCAGTGGAAATAATGGCACCGCAGCGCCACTGAAAAGCTTGAGACCAGTTATTGAGGCAACAAACTTACGGCCGCGCTGAGCGACTTCTGCGTGACCTTTTCCGCAGGGCCAGCAGGTGCCAGGCACGCCCTCGTGGGCTCAGCCGTGAGAGCCGGAACCGCGGGTTGAGCTGAACGCTCTGGTAACTGGCCAATTGCTGCGCGAAAGTGGGCTATTTTGGCGGCTTCGTGCCTTTTCTTGCTTACATTTATCCACTGAATTCTATGGTTTTCTCTTAGCATACCCTATGATCCCACTCTTACGTTCTTGGTCCCGCATTGCCCCCGGAATTGTGGCCGTTTTGGTGGCGCTGGGCACGTTTCCGGTTCTGGCCCAGAGCACCACCTGCCCCATTGCGGCCACGTGCACGCCGGGCCGGGCCAGCAGCCCCCAGGCCGCTACCTACAATATGGGCATCCTCAACGTAACGCTGGGGAACAACCTCATTAACAATACCACACCCGGGCAGCTGGATGGCTACAAGGACTACAGCTGCACGCAGAATGCGGCCCTGGTAGTGGGCCAGAGCTACGCCATCAGCGTGCGGACGGGCACCAACGCGGCCGAAAACGTGCGGGTTTGGATTGACTACAACAACGACGGGGCCTTCACCGGCAACAACGAGCTGGTATTCAGCTCCAACAGCGCCACGCTGCACACGGGCACCATTACGCCGCCCGCCGTGGCTACCCTGGGCACCCGCCTGCGGATGCGCGTAGCGGCCGACTACGCCAACGGCACCATCCCCACCCCCTGCTCCACCCCCGAATACTCGCAGGATGAAGACTATAGCGTGACCCTGACCGGGAACGTGAGCGCGCCGGTAGCCAGCTTCAGCGCCAGCAGCACCATCACGTGCTCGGGCTGCGTGCAGTTCACCGATGCCAGCCAGAACCTGCCCACGTCCTGGCTGTGGACCTTCGGCGACGGCACCACCAGCACCGCCCAAAACCCCAGCCACTGCTACGCCGCGGCCGGCACCTACGCCGTGACGCTGCAAGCCACCAATTCGGCGGGCGCCAACACCAGCGCGGCCACCAGCATCGAGTACAACACGCAGATACCGCTCCCGGCCAACTGCTCGCCCCAAACCATCAATTACTTCGCCAAATACGGCATCACCCGCTTCCAGCTCGGCACCATCGACAATGCCTCGGCCGATGGCAGCGCCGGCTACCAGGATTTCACCTGCGCCAAGCGCACGCAGCTTACGGTGAGCGTTAATAACTCGATGACCATCACTACCGGCGGCGTGAATGCGCACGATATCCGGGTGTACCTCGATTCCAACAACGACGGCGTTCTCACCACCGCCGAGCAGGTGTTTCAGAGCCTGAACACTCCCACTCCCGGCGTGACGGCCCGGCTCAACCTGCCCGCCAGCACCCCCCTCAACCAGCCGCTGCGCCTGCGCGTGATGGCCGATGCCGTGGGCAACAACCCGGGGCCCTGCACCAGCCCCATCAGCGGTCAGGTGGAAGACTATACGGTGATAGCGCGGCCCAACACTTCGCCGCCCAGCATCGACTTCACGAGCAACTACGTGCCCGGGGGCTGCGTGAACCCCATTCAGTTCACCGATGCCAGCCAGAACCTGCCTACTTCCTGGCTCTGGAACTTTGGCGATGGCACCACCAGCACGGCCCAGAACCCCTCGCACCAGTACGCCGCTACCGGCACCTACACCGTCTCGCTCACGGCCACCAACTCGTTCGGGTCAGCCAGCATTACGCGCCCTGACGCGATAGCAGTGTCGGTGCCGTGCTTCACTTATTGCCCCTCCAATGGCTCGGGCGGAGGTGGCCCAGGGGGCACCCAGTTGCCCAGCCAGTTCTGGATGACGCTGGTGAGCGTTTCTAACGCGCAGCCGGCCTACAGCAATGCAACCGGCAATGCCCCCGGCGGCTACGCCAACTACACGGCGCAGCCGATTAACGTAACCTCCGGCAGCCTGGTCAACCTCACCGTAGTTACGAACTTGGCCGTGGTGCATCGCACCGCCGTGTGGGTGGATTTAAACGCCAACGGCACATTCGAATCTACTGAGCTGGTGGCTATCGGCATAACGCAAACCGGCGCCGGCGCCAACACGTTTACAGCAAGCTTTGCGGCCCCAATTCGCACCACCGTGCTCAATACCCGCATGCGGGTGCTCAGCGTGGTGAATACCAATACGCCCTCTCCTTGCCAGATAAACCAGTTTAATGCGGAGGTGGAAGACTACCAGCTGCGCGTGACGCCCCTGCTGGCCACCCGCGACGCTCTGGCCCTGCCCTCGCTCAGCCTCTACCCCAACCCCACCCTTACCGGCCAGATGCGGCTGCGCCTGACCGACGCCAACGCCGCCGGCGCCTATTCCGCCGAAGTGCAGAACCTACTGGGCGCCACCGTGCTCACCGCGGCCCTGCGCCTGAGCGCAACCGCCGACGCGGCCCTGAACCTGAGCCGCCTGGCTCCGGGCGTGTACGTGCTGCGCCTGCGCGACGCCCACGGCCAAACCGCCCTGCGCCGCGTGGTGCGGGAGTAAGCTGCCGCGCAGCAGTCAGCCGCGCCCCTGGTGCTTAACCAAACCGGGGCCTGCCAGCGGGCGCGGGCCCGGTGCTTCCCTTTTGCTTCTCTTTACTTTTTTATATGTCCACAACCATACTACAGCGTTTTCTTGGGTCGATACTACTGCTGATGCTGCTTGTGCTGGGGGCCCGCCCGGCGCAGGCATCGCACTTGCTGGGCGGTGAGATGAACTACCGCTACCTCGACGCCAACGGCCCGGCGGCGACTCCCTTTCGCTACGAAATAACGGTGACGCTGTACAGCAACGGCCTGTACCCCACCGACCCAAGCGTGGCCATGTACCCCAACAACGTCACGATTGAGCTGTATAACCAGACCAGCGGCGCGCGCATCACCGCCGTTTCGGCGCCCCGGCAGGGGGTTTTCAACCCGCAGCCCATCCGGCCCTCGGTGCCGCAGGGCTGCGCGGTAGTGGGGCCCAACCAGCCGTTTTACCTGTTGAAATACGTGCAGACAGTAAACCTGCCGGTGTCGTTCGATGGCTACTACGCGGTGTTCTCGCTGGCTGCCCGCAACTACACCCTCACCAACCTCAACGCCCCAGCCAGCAACGGCCAGCCGCTGACGCTGTACGTTAGCATGGCCCCGCCGCTAATACCCAACCGCTCGCCGGTATTTTCCGACACGGCCGTGGCCATTGTATGCCAGAACGATACCACCATCACGCTGAACAACGCCTTCGACGCCGACGGCGACCGCCTCGTGTACTCCTTTGGCAGCCCCTACGGCCAGCGCACCTCTACGGCCACTTTTCCGCCCCTGCCTCAGGCCGTGCCCTACTTCTCTGGCTACAGCGCCACCAACCCGTTTGGCCAGGGCACTGGCAACTTTGCCACCATCAACGCCAGCACTGGCGTGGCGAAGTACGGCGCCAAAAACAACGGCTTGTATGTAATTGCAGTCGACGTATCGGAATACCGCACCATCAACGGCCGGGAGGTGCTCATTGGCACCACGCGGCGCGACCTGCAGCTGGTAGTGTCTACCTGCCCGCCCACGCCGCCGCCCGTGCTGCCGCCCACCCTGACCACCCCGCGCAACTACACCATTGAGGAAGGCCAGTCCTTAAGCATCCCGATTACGGCCACCCAAGCCAGCAACCACCCGCTGGTGCTCACTGTGAACAGCGCCCTGCTCGACGGCAGCGGCCCCTTCAACACCACCTTCAACGGCAGCACCGGCACGGTGCAGCCCGGCAACCTGACCGGTACGGCCACGGCCTCGGGCACGGGCTTGGTGAGTGGCACGTTTGTCTTCAAGTCGGCCTGCGGAACTGCGCGGGCTACGGCCTATGACCTCGGCGTAACCGTGAAAGACAACGGCTGTGGCGGCCGCCTGGCTTCCGATATTTTCCGCATCACCGTGACCCGCGCCGCCGGCCCTAACGCCATCAACGGCCCCGCCACCGTGTGCGACCCCGCCACGGTGCGCACCTACACGGCCAGCGGCCCCGTGCCGGCTTCCTACAAGTGGCGCGCCGTGGGCGGCACCATCACCGGGGGCCAGGGCACGGGTGCCGTGCAAGTGGTATGGGCCAATGCCAACACTACTGGCACCCTGGTCCTCAAGGGTGTTTCGGCGCAGGGCTGCCCCACCGACTCGGTTGTGAAAACCGTGGACATTCGGCCCCTGTCCCAACTCACGGCTACGGCCAGCTCGGCCAGTATCTGCCAGGGCAGTTCCACTATTCTGAGAGTGAATGGCCAGCCCGGCTTGAGCTATACTTGGTCAGGCGGCGGGCAGACATCTACCAGCCCCACCTTCACAGTATCGCCCACTGCCACCACAACTTACACCGTGACGGGTACCGACGGTACCTGCACCATCTCGGCCAACGTGACCGTGACCGTAACGCCCCCGCCCATTGCCTCTACTGGAGCCGACCGGAGCGTTTGCTCCGGCACCGCCACTGTATTGGGCGCCCCCGCCCAAGCCGGCTACACCTACAGCTGGAGCCCGGCCACCGGCCTGAGCAGCAGCACCGTAGCGCAGCCCACCGTCACGCTCACCAACACTACCGGCGCCCCCATCATCCAGACGTATGTGCTCACTGTGGTTTCGGGCGCCAGCTGTTCCAGTAACGGCTCCGTGCGCGTGACCGTTAACCCGGAAGCCATTGCCAACGCAGGACCGGCCCGGGCCGCGTGTGCGGGCCAGCCCACCACGCTGGGTACGCCCGCCCAAGCCGGCTACACCTATAGCTGGAGCCCGGCCACTGGCCTGAGCAGCAGCACCGTAGCGCAGCCCGTGCTGAGAGGCATCAACACCACCGCAGCGCCTCTGACCGTTACCTATACCCTAACGGCTACTTCGGCCGATGGCTGCGTGAAGACCGACGCCGTGACCGTGACGGTAAACCCCCGTCCGGCTGCCGAGGACATTATCGGACCGGTTTCGGTGTGCCCCACCGTCACGGGCATTGCTTACTCGGTGCCCACTCCAGTTGCCACGGCCTACACATGGCTGGTTAGCGGCGGCACCATTGCCAGCGGCCAGGGCACACCGGCCGTGACCATCGATTGGGGCGGAGCCAGCAGCGGCGCCTACCTCAAGGTATTCCGCCTGAATGCCCAAGGCTGCTCTTCCGACACCACCACGCTGCCTGTCATCATCAACCCGCGCCTGCAAACGGTGCGGCCCACCGGCCCCGGCGACATCCTCGCCGCGGCGCCCCTGCCGCGCGCCGTGTGCCAGGCCGACGGCCCTTTTACCTACAGCAGCGGGGCATTTGCCAATGGCTCCAGCTACTCCTGGCAGATAATCGGCGGCACGCAGGTAAGCACCGCGCAAAACACCGTGACCGTGAACTGGGCGCCGGTCTCGGTGCCCACCATCGGCAAAATTGTGGCTACCGAAACCAGCAACCCCGCTGGCGGCATCTGCCGTGGCGTTTCGGATACGCTGAAGATGCTGATTAACCCCTCGCCTCGCACGCTGGCCATTGTGAGCCCGGTACGGGTGTGCCAGAACAGCGGCCCCGTCACGTTCTCGGTGCCCGGCGGTTTCACCGGCTCCACTTATGTATTCCAGCTTAATGGCAGCACCCTGGCCGGCACCGGCAGCACCCGCGTGCTGAACACCTTGCCCGCGCCCGGCACCTACTCGCTCACGGTACAGGAAACCACGGCGGGGGGCTGCGTTGGGCCACTGCTCAGCACTCCCTTCACGGTGAACCCGCTTCCGGTAGCGCCCACCATTTCGGGCTCGGCTTTCGTGTGCAATACGGCCACGCCGCAGCAATACACCATTGCCAATCCCACTGCCGGCGCCACGTTCCAGTGGACGGTGGTGGGCGGCACTATCACGGCCGGCGGCAACAGCAGCCAGGTCACGGTGCTCTTCAACAGCACCGGCCCGTATAGCGTGAGCGCCGTGGAAACCAGCGCCAGCCCGGCCTCCTGCGCCGGCCCCGCCGCCACCCGCACCATCACCTTCGATAACCCCGGCCTGACACTGACCGCCGCCTCGGTGGATGCCACCAGCAACAACCGTGTTATCCTCACCTTCACCTCGCCCAACAGCACCAATACCCTCAACCCGGTGCGCATTCTGCGGCGGGTGGCGGGCTCGAGCACCTTTGCCCAGGTGGGCACGGTGGCCTCCTCGGCCATCACCTACACCGACAACACCGCGCTGGACGCCTCGGCCAATTCGTATGAGTACCAGCTGAGCCTCACCAATGGCTGCGGCACGCCGGTGCTCAGCACCGTGGCGCAAACCATCCGCCTGGTGGCGAGCAACTCGGCCACTCCCGGCACGGGGGGCCGCAACCAGGGCAGCACCACCCTCAGCTGGAACGCTTACGTGGGCTTCCCGGTAACGGAATACCGCATCTACCGCCGCGCCGATGCTGGCGCCCCGGTTCTCATCACCACGGTGCCCGGCAGCACGCTGCAGGCCACGGTGCCCAACGCAGATGCCGGCTCCGTGACCGGGGCAGGATTTACCCAGAACTTCCGGGTGGTGGCCGTGAGCCCAGGCTCTATTCTCTCCAACTCGAATGAGGCCAGCGTAAACTTTGCCAACGCCCTCCGGACCTACAACATCATCACCCCCAACCGCGACGGCCAGAACGACGTGCTGGTGATTGACAACATTCAGCTCTACCCCGGCAATACGTTCACTGTTTTCAACCGCTGGGGCCGCGAAGTGTACAGCACCACCAACTACCAGAACAACTGGGGCGGCGACGCCAACACCGCGGCTGGCACCTACTTCTACCTGTTGAAGCTGCCCAACGGCAGCAGCCTCAAAAACTGGTTTGAAGTGGTAAAATAGACCACGGATTGCCCGGCTTTTGTAGCCGATTCGCTTTCAAAAAGAAAAAGGCTTGCCACTTGGTAGGCCTTTTTCTTTTTCCAAAACACGCCGGTTGCCACCTACTACAAAATCCGGATAATCCGCTTAAATCCGGGCCAATCCGTGGTCTACCTTTGCGGCTACTTATGAGCAGAGCTAAAAATATCCCCGCGGAACTACTTCGCAACGTCAAAATTCAGGACATGGTGGCCGAGGGCAAGTGCCTCGTCCGCGTCGAGAACCTGGTCATCTTCGTGTCGCAGGTCGCCCCGGGCGACGTGGTGGACCTCAAAGTGACCAAGGCCAAGAAGAGCTTCCTCGAGGCCGTTCCGGTTAAGTTCCACGAGTATTCGGAGCTGCGCACCACGCCGTTTTGCCAGCACTTCGGCGTGTGCGGCGGCTGCAAGTGGCAGCACCTCACCTACGACTCGCAGCTGCATTACAAGCAGCAGCAGGTGGTCGACCAACTCACCCGCATCGGCAAAGTTGAGCTGCCCGAGATTCCCTTCATCCTCTCCTCGCCGCAGCGCACCTACTACCGCAACAAGCTCGAATACACCTTCAGCGACAACGGCTGGCTCACCACCGAGCAGATAAACGACGACTCGCGCACCTACAACCGCGAGGTGCTGGGCTTCCAC
This region of Hymenobacter sedentarius genomic DNA includes:
- a CDS encoding gliding motility-associated C-terminal domain-containing protein — its product is MSTTILQRFLGSILLLMLLVLGARPAQASHLLGGEMNYRYLDANGPAATPFRYEITVTLYSNGLYPTDPSVAMYPNNVTIELYNQTSGARITAVSAPRQGVFNPQPIRPSVPQGCAVVGPNQPFYLLKYVQTVNLPVSFDGYYAVFSLAARNYTLTNLNAPASNGQPLTLYVSMAPPLIPNRSPVFSDTAVAIVCQNDTTITLNNAFDADGDRLVYSFGSPYGQRTSTATFPPLPQAVPYFSGYSATNPFGQGTGNFATINASTGVAKYGAKNNGLYVIAVDVSEYRTINGREVLIGTTRRDLQLVVSTCPPTPPPVLPPTLTTPRNYTIEEGQSLSIPITATQASNHPLVLTVNSALLDGSGPFNTTFNGSTGTVQPGNLTGTATASGTGLVSGTFVFKSACGTARATAYDLGVTVKDNGCGGRLASDIFRITVTRAAGPNAINGPATVCDPATVRTYTASGPVPASYKWRAVGGTITGGQGTGAVQVVWANANTTGTLVLKGVSAQGCPTDSVVKTVDIRPLSQLTATASSASICQGSSTILRVNGQPGLSYTWSGGGQTSTSPTFTVSPTATTTYTVTGTDGTCTISANVTVTVTPPPIASTGADRSVCSGTATVLGAPAQAGYTYSWSPATGLSSSTVAQPTVTLTNTTGAPIIQTYVLTVVSGASCSSNGSVRVTVNPEAIANAGPARAACAGQPTTLGTPAQAGYTYSWSPATGLSSSTVAQPVLRGINTTAAPLTVTYTLTATSADGCVKTDAVTVTVNPRPAAEDIIGPVSVCPTVTGIAYSVPTPVATAYTWLVSGGTIASGQGTPAVTIDWGGASSGAYLKVFRLNAQGCSSDTTTLPVIINPRLQTVRPTGPGDILAAAPLPRAVCQADGPFTYSSGAFANGSSYSWQIIGGTQVSTAQNTVTVNWAPVSVPTIGKIVATETSNPAGGICRGVSDTLKMLINPSPRTLAIVSPVRVCQNSGPVTFSVPGGFTGSTYVFQLNGSTLAGTGSTRVLNTLPAPGTYSLTVQETTAGGCVGPLLSTPFTVNPLPVAPTISGSAFVCNTATPQQYTIANPTAGATFQWTVVGGTITAGGNSSQVTVLFNSTGPYSVSAVETSASPASCAGPAATRTITFDNPGLTLTAASVDATSNNRVILTFTSPNSTNTLNPVRILRRVAGSSTFAQVGTVASSAITYTDNTALDASANSYEYQLSLTNGCGTPVLSTVAQTIRLVASNSATPGTGGRNQGSTTLSWNAYVGFPVTEYRIYRRADAGAPVLITTVPGSTLQATVPNADAGSVTGAGFTQNFRVVAVSPGSILSNSNEASVNFANALRTYNIITPNRDGQNDVLVIDNIQLYPGNTFTVFNRWGREVYSTTNYQNNWGGDANTAAGTYFYLLKLPNGSSLKNWFEVVK
- a CDS encoding GEVED domain-containing protein; its protein translation is MIPLLRSWSRIAPGIVAVLVALGTFPVLAQSTTCPIAATCTPGRASSPQAATYNMGILNVTLGNNLINNTTPGQLDGYKDYSCTQNAALVVGQSYAISVRTGTNAAENVRVWIDYNNDGAFTGNNELVFSSNSATLHTGTITPPAVATLGTRLRMRVAADYANGTIPTPCSTPEYSQDEDYSVTLTGNVSAPVASFSASSTITCSGCVQFTDASQNLPTSWLWTFGDGTTSTAQNPSHCYAAAGTYAVTLQATNSAGANTSAATSIEYNTQIPLPANCSPQTINYFAKYGITRFQLGTIDNASADGSAGYQDFTCAKRTQLTVSVNNSMTITTGGVNAHDIRVYLDSNNDGVLTTAEQVFQSLNTPTPGVTARLNLPASTPLNQPLRLRVMADAVGNNPGPCTSPISGQVEDYTVIARPNTSPPSIDFTSNYVPGGCVNPIQFTDASQNLPTSWLWNFGDGTTSTAQNPSHQYAATGTYTVSLTATNSFGSASITRPDAIAVSVPCFTYCPSNGSGGGGPGGTQLPSQFWMTLVSVSNAQPAYSNATGNAPGGYANYTAQPINVTSGSLVNLTVVTNLAVVHRTAVWVDLNANGTFESTELVAIGITQTGAGANTFTASFAAPIRTTVLNTRMRVLSVVNTNTPSPCQINQFNAEVEDYQLRVTPLLATRDALALPSLSLYPNPTLTGQMRLRLTDANAAGAYSAEVQNLLGATVLTAALRLSATADAALNLSRLAPGVYVLRLRDAHGQTALRRVVRE
- a CDS encoding SDR family oxidoreductase, coding for MPSHSVLITGGTSGIGRACALAFGRAGYQVAFTGRDEAKLADTAQALAAAGIAHLAVRADVGDEAAAERAVRETVAQFGGLNVLINNAGISMRARFQDADLDVIKRLMQTNFFGTVFTTKFALPSLLASKGTIVGISSIAGYRGLPGRTGYSASKFAMNGFLEALRTELLDQGVNVLTAAPGFTASNIRQVALAADGSAQGESPRDEGAMMSSEAVADEILKAVQQRRRSLVLTSQGKLTVFLNKWLPGLTDKLVLNHFRKEEKGVVVG